From Elusimicrobiota bacterium:
CCCACCGACAGCACCTCGATCTCCTGCGGCATCGCCGTCACCTCCTCGATCCCCTCACACGGATCATGCCCCGCGTGCCTCTCAGACACGGCCCACTTGAACAAACTGCGCACATGCCCCAGCGCCTTGTTCTGCGTGCTTGCCGACCACCCCTGGCTCCGCCGCCAAGCCCGCACGTCATCGCGCGTCAGCTCATGCGCCTGACGGCTCGGAAACGACCGTCCCAGGCTCCTCAGCACATGGCGATACGTCTCCAGCGTCCGCTGGTCCCGCCCCAGCTCCTCACGGCTCCAAATAAAATCCTCGATCACCTCCGTCAGCAGCTTCGGGCGCGACACCTTCAACCCGTGCGCCATGAAAAACTCCACCGCCTCCAGGATCGACGCCCCCGCCTTCGCCAGCCGTTCCCGTGCCGCCAGAAACTCCGCCATCTCCACCGGCGACGCCGCCACCCCCAGCGCCCCCAGCCGTCGCTGCGCCTCCCGCGCCGCCACCAGCGCCCGTTCCGCCTCCTCCCGGTCCTCAAACGCCACCCGCTTGCGTCGTCCCTCCACGACGCCATAATCGAGCTGCCACGACACGGAGCCCCCGGCATTGGTCCTCTTGCGTAAAATCACCCCACACCATGAGTGACGTCCGAGTGACGCGCAAACCGTCTTTTCCCATCCTCCCGCGTCCATTCCCGTCCTCTCACCCTCTAGTGAGAGTGGCGACCCCTACGAGAATCGAAGATGGGTCGGGGCTTGTAAAGTCAAGGCTTGCAGAGTTGGGTGACGTTCGAGTGCCGGATCAGCGGCGGGAGGTGGTGAGCTTGGGGGCTTTGGTGAGCATGCTCACGCGTGGGTGTCAATCGGCGGCGCGATTGAGCCGCGTGCGAATCCACTCGCTGAGGTCGAGGCCTGTCTTGCGGGCTTTGAGGTTCCAGCCTCCTTTATCGGCCGCATGGCAGCGGATGCGGATGACGGTATCGTAGCCGTCATCCTTGGCGGCGTTTTGGTTTTTGAGCGGCGCGCCGCGCTTCCTTGTTTTGTCTGACGTCATGCGGCGGAGGATGCGATGCCGGCGGAGGGATGGCAAGGGCGATTTCATGGGGTGCGATGTTCTGGCAGCGCTAGCACCGGGCGCGGGTGAAAATAGTCCATCGCCTCTGTCTGGGAGGCGAGGCCGTCGTAGTGTCTCACGAGCAGATCGAGCTTTGTGTGTCCAAGCACTCGTGCGGTGACAGCCGGATTGCCGGTGAGTGCGGTGAAGTAGGTGGCAAAGGTGTGTCTAAGCACGTTTTTGGGCAGTTTGAGGCCGGCGCGTTTCATGGCGCGGCTTTTGGCCTCGGCCCAAAATTGATAACGGGTCAAGGTGGTCACGCCAGGCACAAAGGGACCACTGCCTCGATGGTAGAGCGCGAGCTGTGCCCAAAGGATCGTGGGCACGCCATCGATGACGCGAGGCCGCCGGACCTTTGTCATGCAGCCATCGATCCGCAGACGGCGATCCGCGAGATGGATGCAGCTCCAGTCCATGCGGGCGATCTCAAACGGTCGCAGACCGGCCCAGAGCGCGAGGGCGAGGGCTGGCTTGAACTCTTCCTCCATCGCGTGGTAAAGCGCGTGCGCATCTGCCACGCGCAGATAAGTCGGGGCCGGATTGTCGGTGCGCGGTGGTGGCGGAGCGACAGGCATCGGACAGACGGCGAGCAAGCGCCGGCGGACGGCCCAATTCAGAAAAACGCGCAGCTCTTCAGCGAACGAATTTCCTTTATGCGTTCGCAGCCGATCACACAGCGCGGTGCTGATGTCACGGAGCGCGATGTCGCCGAGCGCGGCTTTGGCCCGTCGGCCAAAGTTGCGACAATGGGAGAGGGTGCTTTCCCTTAAATTGCGGGCGATCTGCGAAGCGTAAAATTCATCGAAGGCCTCGGCGAAGCTGAGTTCGTCCGCGTTTTTTTCGACGCCAAAGGTTTCTTCCTCCAGCCTGGACTCGTGTGAGTCCAGGCCGCCAAGCATGCGGCGGATGAAGGTCATGAGTTTCATGCTGCCACCTCCTCGATCATTTTCACGGTGAGCTGCGACCAGGTGAGTCCGCTTTTGTTTTTCAGGGCCGTCGCTTTTTCAGGAAAAGGATGGCAGCCGCCCTCGACGAGGGCGATGAACTCCGCCCGCTCCTCCACTGTGAGTTCCGAGCTTTGAAGCGCCGCGAGCACCACGGCGCACTTTTCGCCGCGGCGAGGCTGCGGCATGGAGGGAATGACGGCCGTGGAAACAGCCTTCGTCTCGACAACCGAAGCAGGCACCGCCTCGACTTCAACAACGACCGCGACTTGTTTTTTCACCGGCTCCGCACCGATGACG
This genomic window contains:
- the xerC_7 gene encoding Tyrosine recombinase XerC — its product is MDAGGWEKTVCASLGRHSWCGVILRKRTNAGGSVSWQLDYGVVEGRRKRVAFEDREEAERALVAAREAQRRLGALGVAASPVEMAEFLAARERLAKAGASILEAVEFFMAHGLKVSRPKLLTEVIEDFIWSREELGRDQRTLETYRHVLRSLGRSFPSRQAHELTRDDVRAWRRSQGWSASTQNKALGHVRSLFKWAVSERHAGHDPCEGIEEVTAMPQEIEVLSVGECEQLLRYALEVPRFMPFVVLAMFRGMRRAELERLRFEELDAKAGTVIAAARKVKTRQRRVVELTPQMLAWIRAAGWTEERMQTGPVAPANLKTLWPRFWQAAGLRRWPHNGLRHTFASMHYAMHEDEAKLQAILGQRSAEVLHTNYRALKTKAEARRFFALRPPEGR